One genomic window of Solanum dulcamara chromosome 12, daSolDulc1.2, whole genome shotgun sequence includes the following:
- the LOC129875806 gene encoding uncharacterized protein LOC129875806 → MESIVIHGSQHQPEASTSIVKFNFKKPHEVPGFEDFSTTPPTELLKRSSHVTDTSSPPPSKKMKITPAKEPIQVETTNMHKDVIPPNESEKHVSLDNVLVAKSAVGGESSGHSEQIIHMQFKALKKSIKKSLKRYVDQKFKRLENKINSNHIDLLKAIDSIANRMTGTSSQLKIDDFDQIFHVVEQQQAPTGLEEHNFANKSDPPQANDQSNVQEDIKVDNILEQNILSDIPESFDQHVSSDTLKNESAHQMKPQRADIVQLIADSDTLQNTIEKDGRVVVDKTDKVEEQVEEIEKEKIKPSTSESNTSTPFSTVTLDVIDALIYGLPLPATPLTVVSYEQVVQDKCLLRDSQLPTTLPSKPNVLSDDAKTPFRRSRIPSKILQSPYLSNFGSSEKGKEKLSSVMH, encoded by the exons ATGGAATCTATTGTCATTCATGGCAGTCAACATCAACCTGAAGCTTCTACATCAATTGTAAAGTTCAATTTCAAAAAACCTCATGAAGTCCCCGGATTTGAGGACTTTTCAACAACACCACCCACAGAATTATTAAAAAGATCCAGTCATGTCActgatacatcttctccacctcctTCCAAAAAAATGAAGATTACCCCTGCTAAAGAgccaattcaagtagaaacaACCAACATGCATAAGGATGTCATACCACCAAATGAATCAGAAAAGCATGTTTCTCTTGACAATGTACTAGTGGCGAAGTCAGCGGTAGGAGGTGAATCTTCCGGTCATTCGGAGCAAATTAttcatatgcaattcaaagCATTGAAGAAGTCCATAAAGAAGTCTTTAAAGAGATAC GTTGACCAGAAGTTCAAGCGTTTGGAGAATAAAATTAATTCGAATCAtattgatcttttgaaagcCATCGACAGTATAGCGAACCGAATGACTGGCACATCATCTCAACTTAAAATAGATGATTTTGATCAAATATTTCATGTGGTGGAACAACAACAAGCACCTACTGGATTGGAGGAGcacaattttgcaaataaatctGATCCACCCCAAGCAAATGACCAATCTAATGTCCAGGAAGATATTAAG GTGGACAATATATTAGAACAAAACATTTTATCAGATATTCCAGAATCATTTGATCAGCACGTTtcttctgatacattaaag AATGAATCAGCACACCAAATGAAACCACAAAGAGCAGATATTGTTCAGCTTATtgctgattctgatacattacag AACACTATAGAGAAAGATGGAAGAGTAGTCGTTGATAAAACTGACAAAGTAGAAGAGCAAGTTGAggagattgaaaaagaaaaaatcaaaccaagcaCATCGGAATCTAATACTTCAACACCATTTTCGACCGTAACTCTGGATGTGATAGATGCTCTAATATACGGACTTCCATTACCAGCCACGCCATTGACCGTTGTTAGTTATGAGCAAGTAGTTCAGGATAAATGTCTATTACGCGATAGCCAGCTACCTACCACTCTTCCATCAAAACCCAATGTATTGTCTGACGATGCGAAGACACCATTTCGAAGAAGTAGGATTCCTTCGAAGATCTTACAATCGCCATATCTTTCAAACTTTGGGTCGAGTGAAAagggtaaggaaaaattatcATCTGTTATGCATTAG